The Halosimplex litoreum genome has a window encoding:
- a CDS encoding 30S ribosomal protein S27e, translated as MAGNFFSVACPDCENEQIVFGKAASEVACEVCGHTLARPTGGKATIEGEVLETVEAR; from the coding sequence ATGGCAGGAAACTTCTTCAGCGTCGCGTGCCCGGACTGTGAGAACGAACAGATCGTCTTCGGCAAGGCCGCGAGCGAGGTCGCCTGCGAGGTCTGCGGGCACACGCTCGCCCGACCGACCGGCGGCAAAGCGACCATCGAGGGAGAGGTCCTCGAGACCGTCGAGGCACGATAA
- a CDS encoding translation initiation factor IF-2 subunit alpha has translation MKYSGWPDPGELVVGRVDEIEDFGVFVDLQEYEDKRGLCHISEVASGWIKNVRDHVSEGQTVVAKVLDVDQGSQQIDLSIKDVNDHQRKDKIQEWKNEQKADNWMLLAFGEDIDDETYAAIANELLAAFGSMYEGFEEAAIHGEEALDETDLDDEEVEAIVETARENVSVPYVNVTGYVTLECPSGDGVDVLKEALQAAEGNGEIPEEVELDVTYVGSPEYRIQVRAPDYKTAESHLEESADRAVDVVGDHGGAGRYHRDREVEAE, from the coding sequence ATGAAATACAGCGGTTGGCCCGACCCCGGTGAGCTCGTGGTCGGACGCGTCGACGAGATCGAGGACTTCGGCGTCTTCGTCGACCTCCAGGAGTACGAGGACAAGCGCGGTCTCTGTCACATCAGCGAGGTCGCCTCCGGCTGGATCAAGAACGTCCGCGACCACGTCTCGGAGGGACAGACGGTCGTCGCGAAGGTGCTCGACGTCGATCAGGGGTCCCAGCAGATCGATCTCTCGATCAAGGACGTCAACGACCACCAGCGCAAGGACAAGATTCAGGAGTGGAAAAACGAGCAGAAGGCCGACAACTGGATGCTGCTGGCGTTCGGCGAGGACATCGACGACGAGACCTACGCCGCGATCGCAAACGAGCTGCTGGCCGCCTTCGGTTCGATGTACGAGGGCTTCGAGGAGGCCGCCATCCACGGCGAGGAGGCACTCGACGAGACGGATCTGGACGACGAGGAAGTCGAGGCCATCGTCGAGACCGCCCGCGAGAACGTCTCGGTGCCGTACGTCAACGTCACCGGCTACGTCACGCTGGAGTGTCCCAGCGGCGACGGCGTCGACGTGCTCAAGGAGGCGCTGCAGGCCGCCGAGGGCAACGGCGAGATCCCCGAGGAAGTGGAGCTCGACGTCACGTACGTCGGTTCGCCGGAGTACCGCATCCAGGTACGGGCGCCCGACTACAAGACCGCCGAGTCTCACCTCGAAGAGAGCGCCGACCGCGCCGTCGACGTCGTCGGCGACCACGGCGGCGCCGGGCGCTACCACCGCGACCGCGAGGTCGAAGCGGAGTAG
- a CDS encoding HAH_0734 family protein has protein sequence MKKLIVHGDPGFRKDAVISVDGEELVVFGVARQGDWHGPDRPQLWCTVGSEDERDTYQRREYIPNFLDTEAVDAEAVEVVEKPSA, from the coding sequence ATGAAGAAGCTCATCGTCCACGGTGACCCCGGATTCCGGAAGGACGCCGTCATCTCTGTCGACGGCGAGGAGCTGGTCGTCTTCGGCGTCGCGCGCCAGGGCGACTGGCACGGCCCCGACCGCCCCCAGCTGTGGTGTACCGTGGGCAGCGAAGACGAGCGCGACACCTATCAGCGCCGCGAGTACATCCCCAACTTCCTCGACACCGAGGCGGTCGACGCCGAAGCGGTCGAAGTCGTCGAGAAACCCAGCGCCTGA
- a CDS encoding 50S ribosomal protein L44e, with product MEMPRRFNTYCPHCDEHNEHEVERVRSGRTSGMTKVNGRQAERTRSGYGNAGKFSKVPSGGKPTQKTDLKYRCSDCGKAHLREGWRAGKLDLQD from the coding sequence ATGGAGATGCCACGCCGATTTAACACGTACTGTCCGCACTGCGACGAGCACAACGAACACGAGGTCGAGCGCGTTCGGAGCGGTCGCACCTCGGGGATGACGAAGGTCAACGGGCGCCAGGCCGAGCGCACGCGCTCGGGCTACGGGAACGCGGGCAAGTTCTCGAAGGTTCCCTCCGGTGGGAAACCGACCCAGAAGACCGATCTCAAGTACCGCTGTTCCGACTGCGGCAAGGCCCACCTCCGCGAGGGATGGCGCGCCGGCAAACTGGACCTTCAGGACTAA
- a CDS encoding potassium channel family protein, with protein sequence MAGEYVRALLSRPLTRRVGRPVAAFAALVVAGVVGFGALAGVGAVEALFWLLDPTSIEIFVASHDAPARSLRAFALVVESGLILAGLWIGETVVSATFGGQIGRELRGMQVERTIENTEHHVVVCGYGTFGKTIARQLRDRDRPVVVVETGDGQYERALDDGLLAVQGDARREELLVEAGAERADAVVGAVDDANVNIQVAITTDELAPDARIVARVGDEMYESVARRAGADEVIVPEVVSGEQVTTTL encoded by the coding sequence GTGGCAGGCGAGTACGTCCGAGCGCTGTTGAGTCGCCCCCTGACGCGCCGCGTCGGCCGCCCGGTCGCCGCGTTCGCGGCGCTGGTGGTCGCGGGCGTGGTCGGGTTCGGCGCTCTCGCGGGTGTCGGCGCCGTCGAGGCGCTGTTCTGGCTGCTCGACCCGACGAGCATCGAGATATTCGTCGCGTCCCACGACGCGCCGGCGCGGTCGCTGCGGGCGTTCGCACTCGTCGTCGAGTCGGGGCTGATCCTCGCGGGGCTGTGGATCGGCGAGACGGTCGTCTCGGCGACCTTCGGCGGACAGATCGGCAGGGAACTCAGAGGGATGCAGGTCGAACGCACCATCGAGAACACGGAGCATCACGTCGTCGTCTGCGGGTACGGCACCTTCGGCAAGACGATCGCACGACAGCTTCGCGACCGGGACCGACCGGTCGTCGTGGTCGAGACCGGTGACGGCCAGTACGAGCGCGCGCTCGACGACGGCCTCCTCGCCGTGCAGGGCGACGCCCGGCGCGAGGAACTGCTCGTCGAGGCCGGCGCCGAACGAGCCGACGCCGTCGTGGGTGCCGTCGACGACGCGAACGTCAACATTCAGGTCGCGATCACGACGGACGAACTCGCGCCCGACGCGCGAATCGTCGCCCGCGTCGGCGACGAGATGTACGAGTCGGTCGCCCGGCGCGCGGGTGCCGACGAAGTGATCGTCCCGGAGGTCGTCAGCGGCGAACAGGTGACGACCACGCTGTGA